CTACTGCTTCACTTGCCTTTGTGTTTGTTAGCCTTGGTCTTGTCTCAAAAAGATTTGCGACATTTCAAACGCTTGCAAGTGCGTCACTCTTTATGATAGGTGGGATCCCAGGCACCTTCCACCACCTCTACTTTGCAGGCACTACAACGCCTATAATGGCAGTTGGTGCAAGCTTTTCAGCGCTTGAGGTCGTGCCTTTGGTGCTTCTTGGCGCTGAAGCGTATGAGCACTACAAACTTCAGTTTGCTCAAAGCTGGGCCAAAACGCTTAAATGGCCACTTTACTGCTTCATCGCAGTTGCCTTTTGGAATATGCTAGGCGCTGGCGTCTTTGGATTTTTGATAAATCCTCCAATTTCACTATTTTACATCCAGGGGCTAAATACAACGCCAGTTCACGGACACGCAGCGCTATTTGGCGTTTATGGATTTTTGGCGCTTGGCTTTGTCTGGCTTGTGGCTACTTATCTATTTAAAGGGCAAGAATTTGATGAAAATTTGATGAAAGTTGGCTTTTGGGGGCTAAATGCAGGACTTATGCTAATGATCGTGCTTTCACTACTTCCAATAGGCATCTATCAGGCATTTGCAAGTCTAGATCAAGGTATGTGGTATGCTAGAAGCGCTGAGCTTTTACAGCAGTCACACTTGCAAAATTTAAGATGGCTAAGGATGCTTGGCGACACGATCTTGATAATCGGCGGCATCTGCTTCTTTGCTCAGCTTTTAAAATTTATGCTTAACAAAAAGGCTTAAATTTATGGGGGCGCTTTGCCCCTTTGTTTAAGCTATCTTTTCATAAAATAGCGCAAATTTAAAGGATAGAAATGATCAAATTTATAAAAAGAATTTGCGTTAGTTTTGTCGTGCTTTTGCACCTATTTTTGGCTCTTGTAGTTGATTATTCATTCCCACACTACGCAAGCGTGCAGATAACTGGTGGCGACGTAAAACGCATGGACAAAGATGGCATAATAGACGCTAAAAACCCAGCCGATGGGCCTGTAAGAGATGTCTATTTTATCTACGCAAAAGATGCGCAAAATGACCAAAAGGTGATGGCTTATAGAAATGAAGATACGGCGTGGGGCTTTCCATTTTATTTTAAATTTAACTCAGCCGACATCCAAGCCATGGCTCAAGGCTTTGCAAATAGCGACAACAACGTCACTATCAAGTACTACGGATATAGAATTTCTATGCTAAATGAGTTTAGAAACGTGATCTCGATAAAAGATAGCGGCACAAACACCAGCTGGCCTATCGCTAGCTACGTGCTTTACTTCATCTTATTTATCTCGCTCATCATTTGGATAAGAAAGATAAACAAGGCTTTTGCGCCAAAAGTTGAAAATTTAGAGACAAAAAAAGAGGCTCTTTAAATCAGGGGCTTTATCAGCCCTTTTTGTTTATAAGATCAATGAGCCTAACGTCCTCGCTTCTTACGATTAGGCTCTTTGGCAAGTTAAATTTAGCTATTACCTCGCACTCTTTCTCTCTCATTTGCCCATCATCTTTTTCGTGATCGAAGCCTAAGATATGCAGCAAGCCATGTGTGAAAAGTAGCGCAGTTTCGGCATCTTCGCTGTGATTTAGCTCCGCAGCTTTTTCTTTTGCCATATCTTTGTTTATGACTACCGAGCCAAGTGGGGCGTGGATGACAAATTCTAAGGGGAAGCTTAAAACGTCAGTGGTTTTGTCTATGCCACGCTCAGATCTATTTAGCTCTCTCATCTCATCCTTGTTGATAAATAGAAGCTCAACTTCTCCAGGCGTTAGATATGAGCAAATTTGATCTAAAATTTCTGGATAACTCTCTTCGCAAAGTATCATTTTTGGCTTGTCCTTAGTAAATTTTTGTATAATTTTAGCAAATTTAAAGGGCAAAATATGAAAAAAGCAGTTTGTATAATGAGCGGCGGCATGGATAGCACGCTTTGCGCTGTGATGGCAAAGAGGGCTGGATATGATGTGGTCGCACTTCATTTTGACTATAACCAAAGGACTATGAAGCGAGAAAAGCGCGCGTTTGACGAGATCTGTGAGCGACTGGGCGTGGTTAAAAAGATAAATTTAGACGTTAGTTTCATCGCTCAAATAGGCGGAAATTCGCTAACTGATAAGAGCATGCAGATAAGAAAAAAAGGCGTTAGTAAGGACGTGCCAAACACCTACGTGCCGTTTAGAAATGGCGTATTTATCTCAATCGCCGCCGCGCTTGCCGAAAAAGAGGGGGCGCAGGCTATCTACATAGGCGTGGTCGAGGAGGATAGCTCTGGGTATCCTGACTGCAAAGAGAGCTTTATAAAAAGCATAAATGAGGCGATAAATTTAGGAACGTCGGCTGATTTTTCTTGCGAGATCATCACGCCACTTGTAAATTTAAGCAAGGCTGATATCGTCTCAAAGTCGCTTGAGCTTGGCTCACCAATAGAGCTTACATGGAGCTGCTACGAGAGCGAGGACGAGGCTTGCGGGCTTTGTGATAGTTGCAGGCTAAGGCTAAATGGCTTTAAAAAAGCAAACGCCGTTGATAAAATCCCTTATAAAAAGTGAAATTTGCCTTGAAATTTAAAAGCTAGCCACTATAAATTTAGTAGCTAGCCTAAAATTTATTCTAAATTTAGCTCGCTTATCTGTTTTGCAAGCTTCTCTTTATACTCTTTTAAAGACGTTTTTATGATGTTTGAAAAGTCATCATTTGTCACTAGAAAATAAAACTCAGAGCGCTTAAGATCGGTCTTTATCTCTTTGTCTTTGACGCTTAAAAGCGTGTCTATATCCATATTTAGCCCAACCTTGCTAAAACCAAGCGATATGTACGACCAAAATTTGACTACCCTTGCGCTTGCGGTGAGCGTGTTTTCATCGATTAGGCTTTTGTCTTTTACGACTTGATAGCCGTTTTCCTTAAAGGCCTCCTCTATGCGTGACTTTAGCACTAAGCTCACGTTTTGGTTGTTTTCTAAAATGACGTTCCACAGCCCTTTGCCATAGCCATTTCTCGTCCTGCCGATGTATTTTTGCTTCTCTTTTGCACTAACTTCATTTACATTGTGCTTGTATAAAGATGGGGTGCTTGCTTGTTTTGGGTCGTTTTCAAAGGTTCTTACATCCTTGACGCTTTCGATGTAAATTTTTGTCTTTTTGCTAATACTTGAAGGTGCTTGCTCGTCTGGCAAACTCACAAATATCCCCTTTGGAGCGCAGCCACAAAGCATAAAGGCGGCAAATATCGCCAGTAATAAATTTTTCATTTTCATCCTTTTAAATAAATTTTCAAATGTAAATCGTTTTTGTAATAACTCTTTGTGACAAATTTCAAAGTTATATTTTGATATCCATAATCATAAAATCTTAAAACCCAACAATTAAAAAGAATTTCAAATTTTCCTTGACTGCTATCAACCAAAATGACTAGCCACCTAGGATAAAATCCACTTAAATTTTTTAAATTCACAAGGAGAAAAGATGAAAGATATGAAGATGTTTTGCCATCAGTGCGAGATGAGCGCTGAGGATGGATGCGGTGCAAAGGGCCAGCCTATGGGCACCTGTGGCAAGAGCGACACGCTAGCGCTTTTGCAAGATACGATGGTTTTTGGCTTAAAAGGACTTAGTGCATACCGTCACCACGCGCACGAGCTAGGCGCTGATACTAGCAATGTCGATCGCGTTATGGCTGATACGCTTTATTTTACGCTTACAAACTCAAATTTCAACTTCGACGAGCACATCAAACAGCTTCTTGAAGTAGGCGGTGCTGGCGTTGAGGTGATGAACCTGCTAAGCGAGGCTCACACGGCTAAATTTGGTATCCCAACGCCAGTTAGGGTGAGCCAAAACAAGGTCGAGGGCAAGGCGATCTTAGTAAGCGGTCACAACTTACACGCCCTAAAAGCGCTACTTGAAGCGACAAAGGATAAAGGCATAAACATCTACACTCACTCAGAGATGCTACCAGCTCACGGATACCCAGAACTACGCAAGTATAGCCACCTAAAAGGTAACGTCGGCAAGGCGTGGTTTGACCAAACTAAGCTATTTAACGAATTTAAAGGCGCGATACTAATGACAACAAACTGCATCGTGCCACTACGCTCAAACTGTACATACGCTGACAGGCTATTTGGCTACTCGATCGCAGGCACAAACGGCGTAAAACACATCGAAAACGACGACTTCACACCACTTATCGAGTGTGCACTAGCTTGTGGCGACGTTAGCGGCTTTGATAGCGACGAGAGCCTAGTAACTGGCGGCCACTACAAGACTATACTAACTTTAGCCCCACAAATTTTAGACGCGATTAAGACTGGTAAGATCCGCAGATTTTTCGTGATCGCTGGCTGTGACGCGCCTGGCAAGGGACGTGAGTACTATAGAGAGCTAGCTGCTAGCCTTCCAAAAGACTGTGTGATACTTACTTCAAGCTGCGGTAAATTTAGATTTAACGACATCGACTTTGGCAACGTCCCAGGCACCGAGCTACCACGCTACATCGACCTTGGCCAGTGCAACGACAGCAACGGCGCAGTTAAGATCGCTCTTGCGCTAAGCGAGGCAACAGGCATCGCAGTAAATGACCTACCAGTTTCTATCGTGCTAATGTGGATGGAGCAAAAAGCGGTCATCATCTTGCTAGCGCTATTTAGCCTTGGCATCAAAAACATCAACGTCGGACCAAGCTTGCCTAAATTTTTCAATGAAGAGATCATAAATTTCTTAGTGGATAAATTTAACGTTAGACCAATTAGCGGCGACGCGCAAGCTGATCTAAAATACTTCTTAGGTGAGTAAAAAACTGCCAGGGCTTAGGCTCTGGCTCTAAATTTAAAACAGCCCGCCTTGCTCTTTACTTTGACTTAGGCTATCAAGTAGTTCTTCTTTTTTGCAAAGCACAAGGGCGTAGACGAAATTTTGTAGCTTCTTTATCTCGTCTAAATTTTCATAAAAAATGGCGTTTTCAACCTTTAGCGTGCTATCTTTTGGCAGACAAAATTTAAGCTCGCTCTCGCTGAAATTTCGCCTTAGAAATATACTTTCAGTCAAAAATAACTCCTCGTCTTCTTCGGCTATCACCGCTCTAAAACTGCTGCCAAAACCAACTGGCTTAAAGTCTTTGTCGATAAAGACTGGGTCAAAGTGCGATGAAATCCTGCTTTCTGTCACTTTAAAGCCGATATTGTTTTTCTTAAGATAGCCAAGAAGTCCGCAAAACATCCCAGCAAAAACTCTAGGGATGGATAAATTTTGATAGTATTTGTCGTCGTAAATGAGCGTTGTAAAAAAGATCGAGCTTGGATTTAGCACGCTTATGTTTGTGTCAGTCCAGGCTGTCTCGTAAAGTAGTGAGAGTCTTTGAAGTATCCTCGTATCGTCGCTAAAAAATGTGTCAAACAAATTTGCATGAAAAATTTTGTAAAAAAGCTCGGTTAAATTTTCAGGTATGACGTGGGCATTTTTTTCAAGGTGCGACTTCTCTAAAAGCGCTTTTATGAAGGGATTGACCGCGCAAAATTTGATATTTTTATGGATCGCCTCAAAGCGCATGAGCTTGATGATAGCCGTTTGCAGGCTTGCTACCTTGATAAAGGCTATCTCTTCGTCGCTTGGCGTGATGTCCTCTTCGCTAATGATAGCGTAGGCGCCTTGCTTTATCGCAGGTGCGATCTGATCGCTTTGTGTGGCGATGAGAGCGTAGCCTCGTTTTATATTTTTAGCCTCAAACGCGAAGCTAGTCACGCTTGAGATGCTTGGGTTGTTTAAAATTTGCCCATTTATTATGTGGGTTAAATTTTCTATCGTCATTTAGCCAACGATCGCGCCGTTTTTGACCTTGCCCTGCGTGCCAAGAAGCGTTAGCGAACCATCTGATGCGCTTAGGATCATGCCTTGTGAGACATATTTTTTCATCATCGTTCGCTCTTTTAAATTTGCTAAAACGCAAACTTGCTTGCCCACAAGCGAGCTAGGCTCGTAGTATTTGGCGATGCCTGATAAAATTTGACGTGGCTGCTCCTCGCCAAGATCTATCTTAAATTTAAGCAGTTTCTCGCTACCCTCAACCCTCTCGCACTCGAGCACTTCGCCTACTTTTATCACGATCTTGGCAAAGTCATCGATGCTAATGGTACCTTCTTCTTTTTTCTCCTCTTTTGGCTCAGCTTTTGCCTCTACTTTTGCTTCTTCTTTTGGCTTGCTAGCCTCGCCCATTAGCTCTTTTTCTATCCTTGGGAAGAGTGGCTCAGTGGCTTTTGCCATAAAATTTGAAATTTCATTTTTTAATACAAGGCTATCGTAAGAAGCCGTATCTATGCTAAAGCCAAGCGTGTCAGCTATCTTGGCACAAGTTTTTGGCATAGCTGGGCTAAGTAGTATCGCCACTTTTGCAAGTAAATTTGCACAAAGTGCCACAAGTGCGTTTGCCTCGTCACTTTTGCCAGCTTTTACAAGTGACCATGGCTCATACTTCGCAACGGCTGCGTTTGCAAGCGTTACGACCCTCCAAAGATCCTCTAAGTAGCGGTTTGTCGCTAAATTTTCTAAATTTTTAATCGCCTCGTCAAGATAGCCCTTCGCCTCATCAAGCTCGGTGCCGTGAAGTCTTGAGACATCTTTTGAGTCGATTTTGTAGTCGCTATACTTTGCGCTCATGCCTACAATTCGGCTTAGCAAGTTGCCAAGTCCGTTGCCAAGCTCTGAGTTTATGCGCTCGATCAAGGC
This genomic stretch from Campylobacter concisus harbors:
- a CDS encoding DUF1523 family protein; the encoded protein is MIKFIKRICVSFVVLLHLFLALVVDYSFPHYASVQITGGDVKRMDKDGIIDAKNPADGPVRDVYFIYAKDAQNDQKVMAYRNEDTAWGFPFYFKFNSADIQAMAQGFANSDNNVTIKYYGYRISMLNEFRNVISIKDSGTNTSWPIASYVLYFILFISLIIWIRKINKAFAPKVENLETKKEAL
- the ybeY gene encoding rRNA maturation RNase YbeY; the encoded protein is MILCEESYPEILDQICSYLTPGEVELLFINKDEMRELNRSERGIDKTTDVLSFPLEFVIHAPLGSVVINKDMAKEKAAELNHSEDAETALLFTHGLLHILGFDHEKDDGQMREKECEVIAKFNLPKSLIVRSEDVRLIDLINKKG
- the queC gene encoding 7-cyano-7-deazaguanine synthase QueC; translation: MYNFSKFKGQNMKKAVCIMSGGMDSTLCAVMAKRAGYDVVALHFDYNQRTMKREKRAFDEICERLGVVKKINLDVSFIAQIGGNSLTDKSMQIRKKGVSKDVPNTYVPFRNGVFISIAAALAEKEGAQAIYIGVVEEDSSGYPDCKESFIKSINEAINLGTSADFSCEIITPLVNLSKADIVSKSLELGSPIELTWSCYESEDEACGLCDSCRLRLNGFKKANAVDKIPYKK
- a CDS encoding flagellar biosynthesis protein encodes the protein MKNLLLAIFAAFMLCGCAPKGIFVSLPDEQAPSSISKKTKIYIESVKDVRTFENDPKQASTPSLYKHNVNEVSAKEKQKYIGRTRNGYGKGLWNVILENNQNVSLVLKSRIEEAFKENGYQVVKDKSLIDENTLTASARVVKFWSYISLGFSKVGLNMDIDTLLSVKDKEIKTDLKRSEFYFLVTNDDFSNIIKTSLKEYKEKLAKQISELNLE
- the hcp gene encoding hydroxylamine reductase produces the protein MKDMKMFCHQCEMSAEDGCGAKGQPMGTCGKSDTLALLQDTMVFGLKGLSAYRHHAHELGADTSNVDRVMADTLYFTLTNSNFNFDEHIKQLLEVGGAGVEVMNLLSEAHTAKFGIPTPVRVSQNKVEGKAILVSGHNLHALKALLEATKDKGINIYTHSEMLPAHGYPELRKYSHLKGNVGKAWFDQTKLFNEFKGAILMTTNCIVPLRSNCTYADRLFGYSIAGTNGVKHIENDDFTPLIECALACGDVSGFDSDESLVTGGHYKTILTLAPQILDAIKTGKIRRFFVIAGCDAPGKGREYYRELAASLPKDCVILTSSCGKFRFNDIDFGNVPGTELPRYIDLGQCNDSNGAVKIALALSEATGIAVNDLPVSIVLMWMEQKAVIILLALFSLGIKNINVGPSLPKFFNEEIINFLVDKFNVRPISGDAQADLKYFLGE
- a CDS encoding ferrochelatase, giving the protein MTIENLTHIINGQILNNPSISSVTSFAFEAKNIKRGYALIATQSDQIAPAIKQGAYAIISEEDITPSDEEIAFIKVASLQTAIIKLMRFEAIHKNIKFCAVNPFIKALLEKSHLEKNAHVIPENLTELFYKIFHANLFDTFFSDDTRILQRLSLLYETAWTDTNISVLNPSSIFFTTLIYDDKYYQNLSIPRVFAGMFCGLLGYLKKNNIGFKVTESRISSHFDPVFIDKDFKPVGFGSSFRAVIAEEDEELFLTESIFLRRNFSESELKFCLPKDSTLKVENAIFYENLDEIKKLQNFVYALVLCKKEELLDSLSQSKEQGGLF